DNA sequence from the Marinilongibacter aquaticus genome:
AGCTGAAAACGGTTGAGTGGAAAGAACATTTTCATGCATACCTGTGGCCAATTTGGCATCGTATCTATTTCTGGAGTATTTAAGTCGTTGATATTGAGTTTCTTACAATTTAATGTGTAAAAAATACGCTTAGTAAAGTGTAATTTGTACGCTAAGTGTATATATTTGTTCAACATTGTGAAAGGAAATCAAAACCATAAGAAGTGGAAAGTTCATTAAAGGGTGTTTCGGTAGACTGCGTGATTTTCGGCTTTAGCGGCGAAGAACTGAAGGTCTTTTTGCTCAAGCCCAAGTATACCTCTTCGTGGTGTTTGCCACGTGGGCCAGTATATGAAAACGAGTTGCTTCATGCCGCTGCCGCTCGGGTGCTTAGAGAAACCACAGGTATGGACAATGTCTTCTTGCAGCAGTTTCAGGCCTACGGGGCGATTGGCCGCTATAAGTATTATTCGAAAAGGAGGACGAGAGAGCTTTTGGACAATTCGAGCGAATCAATGACGGGGCTTTCTTATGAAAGCGTCATTTCGGTTGGTTATTATGCCTTGGTGGATTTTGAACGGACGGGAAGTGAAATCCTCGAAGGTTCGCAATGGAGCGAGATATCTTGTATGCCCGATCTGCTTTTTGATCACAACGACATGATCGATATGGCTCTGGTCACTTTAAGAAAAGACCTGCGTTACCTGCCAATTGCCAAGCTTTTGCCTGAGAAGTTTACGCTTCGAGAGATGCAGCAATTGTACGAAACGATATTGGCCCGAAAGTTTGACAGGCGGAATTTCCACAAGCTTTTGATGGGCTATGACTTTTTGATCAAACTTCCCGAAAAGCGAATGGGTGTGGCCAATAAGCCGCCCAATTTGTACAAGATCGATTTTGATAAATATGAAGCGGCTTTGCAAGATGGTATTTCCTATTGATTTATTCAATCCGATATAAAAATGAAAACAAGGTACGGCAGCCTTTGGGCTACATTGATTTTTTTTGGGGCATGTTGCTTTGCTTTTGGGCAGCAAATGCCCAAGCCCAAGGTCTTTGTGATTGGAGCGACAGACCAATACCATTCGCCTATGGTTTTGAAGGCCGAGGGTCTGTTTGCCCAGTTGGCGAAGGAGAATGGCTTTGAATTGCACTTTACCCAAAATCCTGAAGAATTGAGTTTGGCCAATTTGGCCCAATACGATGTACTTGTGCAATTGCACAAAGCTCCATTCGATTTAAATGCGGCCCAACAATTTGCTGTGCAACAGTTTATAGAAAAGGGAAAGGGTTGGATTGGCGTACATGCCGCAGGACTTACTGGGCGGCAGTTCAGTGGCAAAGGCGAAACCTATTGGCAGTGGTATCAAGATTTGCTTGGCGATGTGGTCTATTCGCCGCATCCTGCCTTGCAAGAGGGCGAAGTGGAGGTAATCAATAAAGAGCACGTTCTGATGAAAGATTTGCCCTCTCGTTTTTCGATGCGAGACGAATGGTACGAATTTCTCGGGCCGGCGGTGCCTAAAGAAGATGCCTTGGCAAAGGCAGACGAAAGTACATACACACAAAATAAGCCAATGGGTTTTCATCCCGTGGTTTGGGTGAATCCAAATTACAATAGGGCGGTATACATCAGTATCGGGCACGATACCAGTGCCGTGCACAATCCGAACTATGTGCAGCTGATGAAAAACGCTTTGCTTTGGGCGGCTGATCAGAAGGGCAAAGAAGAAAAGCAAATGGAGGCCTTTTTGGATGGAGGGCCAACGGTTTTGGTCAATCAGGTTGGATACAATCGGCTATTGAATAAAAGGGCTATGCTGAAAAGCAAAGAGCCTATTGGCGAGCAGACCACTTTCGAATTGCTGGATGCTCGTACACTCGAGACCGTGTACCGCGGAAATGTGGGAAAATCGGAGCAGATGAAGGCTTGGGACGGCCATTGGTATAGCCCCATTGATTTCAGTGGGTTTCAGGGTGCAGGGTATTTTAAATTGGTGGTACGGGAGCACAACAGTTCTTATGTGTCTTTTGATTTCCAAATTGGCGATCAGTTGCTTTCATCGCATTTGATTCCTGCAATTGCACGTTTTTTCAATGGTCAAAAGGCGAATTCGAAAGAAGAGTTGGCGGGCGATGCCCGGGTGAAGCTTTTCGGCAGTGAAAAAACGGTGGATTTACGCGGAGGTTGGTGCGATGCCTCGGGCGATGTCAGCAAGTATTTTTCGCATTTGGCCTATACCAATTACATGAATCCACAGCAAACGCCCCTTGTCGATTGGTCGATGATCGACGCGGTGGAATCCGTGCCCGAATTGCTGAGCAAAGCCAATGCGAAGGACTCGCTCGTGCAGGAGGCATTTTATGGGGCAGATTACATCATGAAATCGCTTTCGCCGGAAGGCTATTTCTACATGACTTTGTTCTCTTATTTCAAGAAAGACCCCAGCGAAAGAAGGGTTGTGGGCTTATTGGCCGACAGCAAGACGACTTCCGATTACCAGAGTGGCTATCGCGAAGGAGGCGGAATGGGCGTGGCGGCTCTTGCCCGCATTTCGCAATGGAAGGCCAAGAGTGAATATTCGCCAGAAGAATATTTGTCTGCTGCCGAACGTGCTTTTGAGCATTTGCAGAAACACAGCATTGAATACATCGACGACCACAAAGAGAACATTCTGGACGATTATTCGGCCTTGATGGCCAGCACCGAATTGTGGATTGCAACGGGCAAAGAAAAATATAAAGTGGAAGCTCGTAAAAGAGCAAATCGATTGACTGGAAGGATTTCGAACGAAGGCTTTTTCTGGAGCGATGACGAAAAAACGAGGCCTTTTTGGCATGCATCCGATGCCGGATTACCCTTGCTTTCACTTATTCGCTATTTGGATGTGGAGCAAGATTCTGGCCAAAGACAGAAGGCCTTAAAGACTATCAAGAAGTGGATAGATTATCAATTGCGTGTTTCCACGGAAGTGCCCAATCCTTTTGCTTATCCGAGGCAAACTTTCCGTTTCGAGCATAAAATTCAAAATGGATTTTTTATTCCCCACGAAAACGAGAGTGGATGGTGGTGGCAAGGGGAGAATGCCCGCATAGGGTCTTTGATCACGGTTTTGCTAAAAGGTGGACGTTTGGTTTATCCTGCTGAAGGGCCTTTGGGCCTACGCCAAGATATTGCCGAACGGGCGAGCACAATGGTCGATTGGATTTTGGGCTGCAATCCTTATCAAGTGTGCATGCTATACGGTTATGGGCAGGTAAATGTGCCCTATATGGCCGCCATGTATGGGCACGGTTCCGGTATTGGGGGAATTTCGAATGGCATTACCGGGCACAAGGATAGTCCAGACGGCAGCGGGATCGATTTCAAGTACGAAGACAACGGAAACGAATGGAGATGGAGTGAGCAGTGGATTCCGCATACGGCATGGTTCTTACAGGCTTTGGTGGCATTGGAAACAAATTCAGAAAAATGAGAATGGCAATAAAATTTGGACTTGCGTGTCTTTTTGCTTTGTGCCTCGGCACTTCGGCAATGGCTCAGCCACGCTTTAAGGCATTGGTATTGACCGAGCGGGGCGGTTTGCACGAAAGTTTTGCCGCGGCTTCTTTGGAATGGTTGGAATCGTTTAGCCAAAAGGAAAATTTCGAATTCACGGTAATCAACAAGGCCGATACGATCACCAAGGATTTTTTGTCGCAATATGCCCTTTTCATTCAATTGGACTTTCCGCCTTACACTTGGCCGGATTATGCCAAAGAAGCCTTTGAAGAGTATATAGACGAAGGCAAAGGAGCTTGGATCGGCTTTCACCATGCTTCGCTCTTGGGCGAATTCGACGGTTACTCTATGTGGAATTGGTTTTCCGACTTTATGGGTGGAATCCGGTGGAAAGATTACATCGCCGAACGCGTGGATGGAGAAGTGGTTCTCGAAAAGCCCAAACATCCAATCTTTAAAGGTGTGCCGCGAAAATTTGTCCTACCCCGAGAAGAATGGTATACCTACGACCACAGTCCGCGAGGAGCCAAGGTGGAAGTGCTGGCCGTGGTAGACGAAAATAGTTATAAGCCGGCTTCAGCAGTAAAAATGGGCGATCATCCGGTCATCTGGATTAACAAAGAGAAGAAGGCCAAGAATGTGTATTTCCAATTTGGCCATCACGGTGGTTTGTATAAAGTAGAAGGATTTCAAACTCTTTTAGA
Encoded proteins:
- a CDS encoding NrtR DNA-binding winged helix domain-containing protein; its protein translation is MESSLKGVSVDCVIFGFSGEELKVFLLKPKYTSSWCLPRGPVYENELLHAAAARVLRETTGMDNVFLQQFQAYGAIGRYKYYSKRRTRELLDNSSESMTGLSYESVISVGYYALVDFERTGSEILEGSQWSEISCMPDLLFDHNDMIDMALVTLRKDLRYLPIAKLLPEKFTLREMQQLYETILARKFDRRNFHKLLMGYDFLIKLPEKRMGVANKPPNLYKIDFDKYEAALQDGISY
- a CDS encoding ThuA domain-containing protein, yielding MAIKFGLACLFALCLGTSAMAQPRFKALVLTERGGLHESFAAASLEWLESFSQKENFEFTVINKADTITKDFLSQYALFIQLDFPPYTWPDYAKEAFEEYIDEGKGAWIGFHHASLLGEFDGYSMWNWFSDFMGGIRWKDYIAERVDGEVVLEKPKHPIFKGVPRKFVLPREEWYTYDHSPRGAKVEVLAVVDENSYKPASAVKMGDHPVIWINKEKKAKNVYFQFGHHGGLYKVEGFQTLLENTVRWAVD
- a CDS encoding ThuA domain-containing protein → MKTRYGSLWATLIFFGACCFAFGQQMPKPKVFVIGATDQYHSPMVLKAEGLFAQLAKENGFELHFTQNPEELSLANLAQYDVLVQLHKAPFDLNAAQQFAVQQFIEKGKGWIGVHAAGLTGRQFSGKGETYWQWYQDLLGDVVYSPHPALQEGEVEVINKEHVLMKDLPSRFSMRDEWYEFLGPAVPKEDALAKADESTYTQNKPMGFHPVVWVNPNYNRAVYISIGHDTSAVHNPNYVQLMKNALLWAADQKGKEEKQMEAFLDGGPTVLVNQVGYNRLLNKRAMLKSKEPIGEQTTFELLDARTLETVYRGNVGKSEQMKAWDGHWYSPIDFSGFQGAGYFKLVVREHNSSYVSFDFQIGDQLLSSHLIPAIARFFNGQKANSKEELAGDARVKLFGSEKTVDLRGGWCDASGDVSKYFSHLAYTNYMNPQQTPLVDWSMIDAVESVPELLSKANAKDSLVQEAFYGADYIMKSLSPEGYFYMTLFSYFKKDPSERRVVGLLADSKTTSDYQSGYREGGGMGVAALARISQWKAKSEYSPEEYLSAAERAFEHLQKHSIEYIDDHKENILDDYSALMASTELWIATGKEKYKVEARKRANRLTGRISNEGFFWSDDEKTRPFWHASDAGLPLLSLIRYLDVEQDSGQRQKALKTIKKWIDYQLRVSTEVPNPFAYPRQTFRFEHKIQNGFFIPHENESGWWWQGENARIGSLITVLLKGGRLVYPAEGPLGLRQDIAERASTMVDWILGCNPYQVCMLYGYGQVNVPYMAAMYGHGSGIGGISNGITGHKDSPDGSGIDFKYEDNGNEWRWSEQWIPHTAWFLQALVALETNSEK